The Bos indicus x Bos taurus breed Angus x Brahman F1 hybrid chromosome 15, Bos_hybrid_MaternalHap_v2.0, whole genome shotgun sequence genome includes a window with the following:
- the LOC113905580 gene encoding hemoglobin fetal subunit beta-like produces the protein MLSAEEKAAVTSLFAKVKVDEVGGEALGRLLVVYPWTQRFFESFGDLSSADAILGNPKVKAHGKKVLDSFCEGLKQLDDLKGAFASLSELHCDKLHVDPENFRLLGNVLVVVLARCFGSEFSPELQASFQKVVTGVANALAHRYH, from the exons ATGCTGAGTGCTGAGGAGAAGGCTGCCGTCACCTCCCTATTTGCCAAGGTGAAAGTGGATGAAGTTGGTGGTGAGGCCCTGGGCAG GCTGCTGGTTGTCTACCCCTGGACTCAGAGGTTCTTTGAGTCCTTTGGGGACTTGTCCTCTGCCGATGCCATTTTGGGAAACCCTAAGGTGAAGGCCCATGGCAAGAAGGTGCTGGACTCCTTCTGTGAGGGCCTGAAGCAACTTGATGACCTCAAGGGTGCCTTTGCTTCGCTGAGTGAGCTGCACTGTGATAAGCTGCACGTGGATCCTGAGAACTTCAGG CTCCTGGGCAACGTGCTAGTGGTTGTGCTGGCTCGCTGCTTTGGCAGTGAATTCTCCCCGGAGCTGCAGGCTAGCTTTCAGAAGGTGGTGACTGGTGTGGCCAATGCCCTGGCCCACAGATATCACTAA
- the LOC113904964 gene encoding olfactory receptor 51V1-like encodes MLIFFLAVALTFMACLKKLDRDILFEKYFLAASKNYLRSRMIALVSPSTNSSFFLLTGFSGLEQQYPWISVPFSTIYAIVLLGNCLVLYVIWTEPSLHQPMFYFLAMLAITDLCMGLSTVNTVLGILLGLIQEISLDSCITQAYFIHGLSFMESSVLLTMAFDRYIAICNPLRYSSNLTNSRIIKIGLTISGRSFFFITPPIICLKYFHYCRPHILSHSFCLHQDLLRLACSDIQFNSYYALMLVICTLLLDAVLILFSYVLILKSVLAIASPEEWHKSFQTCISHVCAVLVFYIPIISLTMVHRFGKHLSPVVHVLMGNIYILFPPLMNPIIYSVKIQQIHSRMLRLFSLKIC; translated from the exons ATGTTGATATTCTTTTTGGCAGTAGCATTAACATTCATGGCTTGTCTGAAGAAGCTTGACAGAGA CATtctctttgaaaaatactttctGGCTGCCTCGAAAAATTATCTCAGATCCAGAATGATAGCTTTAGTAAGCCCCAGCACTaattcctccttcttccttctcactGGATTTTCTGGTCTGGAGCAGCAATATCCCTGGatttctgttcccttctccaccaTTTATGCTATTGTTCTTTTGGGTAACTGCCTGGTGCTGTATGTAATCTGGACTGAACCTAGCCTGCATCAACCCATGTTCTACTTCCTGGCCATGCTGGCTATCACTGATTTGTGCATGGGACTGTCCACAGTGAACACAGTGCTAGGGATCCTGTTGGGGTTGATTCAAGAGATCAGCCTGGATTCCTGCATTACCCAGGCCTATTTCATCCATGGTCTGTCCTTCATGGAATCCTCTGTTCTCTTAACTATGGCCTTTGACCGGTACATTGCAATTTGCAATCCACTGCGTTATTCCTCTAACCTGACTAATTCCAGAATTATCAAAATCGGACTCACCATTTCAGGTAGGAGTTTCTTCTTTATTACACCCCCTATTATCTGTTTGAAATACTTCCACTACTGCCGTCCCCACATCCTCTCTCACTCATTCTGCCTGCACCAAGACCTTCTCCGCCTAGCCTGCTCAGACATTCAATTCAATAGCTACTACGCCCTGATGCTGGTTATTTGCACACTATTGTTGGATGCTGTACTTATCCTCTTCTCCTATGTCCTGATTCTTAAGTCAGTTCTGGCAATTGCCTCTCCGGAGGAATGGCATAAGTCATTTCAGACGTGCATCTCCCACGTTTGTGCTGTCCTCGTGTTCTACATTCCTATCATTAGCCTTACAATGGTGCACCGATTTGGCAAGCATCTCTCCCCAGTGGTCCATGTCCTTATGGGCAACATCTACATCCTTTTTCCACCTTTGATGAACCCTATCATCTACAGTGTCAAGATCCAGCAGATTCATAGCAGAATGCTCAGActcttttctctaaaaatatgtTGA